The following coding sequences lie in one Pseudomonas syringae CC1557 genomic window:
- a CDS encoding LamB/YcsF family protein, translating to MPAIDLNSDLGESFGAWSMGDDEAILDVVSSANVACGFHAGDPAGILRTLEAAAARGVSIGAHVAYPDLVGFGRRNMDIPTDQLMADVIYQIGALQGLARSAGTSVSYVKPHGALYNTIAGEPRQAAAVIQALLRVDPALKLVCLANSPLLDWAREAGLSCVAEAFADRAYTAEGTLVSRSRPGAVLHDAELIAERMLRLVRDGVIEAEDGREISLQADSICVHGDSPGAVNIARILKSRLHDAGVTVRAFSRG from the coding sequence ATGCCTGCGATAGACCTGAACAGCGATCTCGGCGAAAGCTTCGGCGCCTGGAGCATGGGTGATGACGAAGCGATTCTCGATGTGGTGAGCAGCGCCAACGTGGCCTGCGGCTTTCATGCCGGTGACCCGGCCGGAATCCTGCGCACCCTTGAAGCTGCTGCCGCGCGCGGCGTGTCGATTGGTGCCCACGTGGCGTACCCGGACCTTGTCGGCTTCGGCCGTCGCAACATGGACATCCCGACTGATCAGTTGATGGCCGACGTCATCTATCAGATCGGCGCACTGCAAGGCCTGGCCCGCAGCGCCGGGACGTCGGTGAGTTACGTCAAGCCTCACGGCGCGCTGTACAACACCATCGCTGGCGAGCCGCGTCAGGCGGCGGCGGTCATTCAGGCCTTGTTGCGCGTCGATCCGGCCTTGAAGCTGGTGTGTCTGGCCAATTCGCCACTGCTCGATTGGGCGCGTGAAGCGGGATTGTCCTGCGTGGCCGAAGCCTTTGCCGATCGTGCGTACACCGCTGAGGGCACGCTGGTGTCCCGTTCGCGGCCCGGTGCCGTGCTGCACGATGCCGAACTGATCGCCGAACGCATGCTGCGGCTGGTGCGCGACGGGGTTATCGAGGCCGAAGACGGTCGCGAGATCAGCCTGCAAGCTGATTCCATCTGCGTACATGGCGACAGCCCCGGCGCGGTGAACATCGCACGCATCCTGAAAAGCCGCCTGCACGACGCAGGCGTCACCGTCCGCGCATTCAGTCGAGGCTGA
- the selO gene encoding protein adenylyltransferase SelO: MKALDELIFDNRFARLGDAFSTHVLPEPIDAPRLVVASTSALALLDLAPEQADLPLFAEIFSGHKLWSEAEPRAMVYSGHQFGSYNPRLGDGRGLLLGEVYNDAGEHWDLHLKGAGRTPYSRMGDGRAVLRSSIREFLASEALHALGIPSSRAGCVVSSSTPVWRETQEYAAMVLRLAQSHVRFGSLEYLFYTKQPEHLETLAEHVLTMHYPQCQEQPEPYLAMFREIVERNAELIAKWQAYGFCHGVMNTDNMSILGITFDFGPFAFLDDFDEHFICNHSDHEGRYSFSNQVPIAQWNLSALAQALTPFISVEALREAIGLFLPLYQAHYVDLMRRRLGLTVAEEQDDKLVSRLLQLMQSSAVDYTLFFRRLGDQPAREALRVLRDDFVDIKSFDGWAETYLARIAREDNGTEEDRQTRMHAVNPLYILRNYLAQNAIEAAEKGDYAEVRRLHQVLCNPFTEQPDMQGYAQRPPDWGKHLEISCSS; this comes from the coding sequence GTGAAAGCACTCGACGAACTCATTTTCGACAATCGCTTTGCCCGCCTGGGTGATGCGTTTTCCACCCATGTCTTGCCGGAGCCTATTGATGCGCCGCGACTGGTGGTCGCCAGCACGTCAGCGCTGGCATTGCTGGATCTGGCCCCGGAACAGGCTGACTTGCCGCTGTTCGCAGAGATTTTCAGCGGCCACAAGCTCTGGTCAGAGGCTGAACCACGGGCGATGGTGTATTCCGGCCATCAGTTCGGTTCCTATAATCCGCGTCTGGGCGATGGCCGCGGTCTGTTGCTGGGCGAGGTCTACAACGACGCGGGCGAGCATTGGGATCTGCACCTGAAAGGCGCCGGCAGAACGCCGTATTCGCGAATGGGCGATGGGCGTGCCGTGCTGAGGTCATCGATCAGGGAGTTTCTGGCTTCCGAAGCGCTGCATGCGCTGGGCATTCCCAGCAGCCGTGCGGGTTGTGTGGTCAGTTCCAGCACGCCGGTATGGCGCGAAACCCAGGAATATGCCGCCATGGTGCTGCGTCTGGCGCAGAGCCATGTGCGTTTTGGCAGCCTTGAATACCTGTTCTACACCAAGCAGCCTGAGCACTTGGAGACGCTGGCCGAGCATGTGCTGACGATGCACTACCCGCAGTGTCAGGAACAGCCGGAACCTTACTTGGCGATGTTTCGCGAGATCGTCGAGCGTAATGCCGAGTTGATCGCCAAGTGGCAAGCTTATGGGTTCTGTCACGGGGTGATGAATACCGACAACATGTCGATTCTGGGCATTACCTTCGATTTCGGTCCGTTTGCGTTTCTGGATGATTTCGATGAGCACTTCATCTGCAATCACTCCGATCACGAAGGGCGTTATTCCTTCAGCAATCAAGTGCCCATTGCGCAATGGAACCTCAGCGCGCTGGCGCAGGCCTTGACGCCCTTCATCAGTGTGGAAGCGCTGCGCGAGGCAATTGGCCTGTTTTTGCCGCTGTATCAGGCGCATTACGTGGACCTGATGCGCCGTCGTCTGGGCCTGACGGTTGCCGAGGAGCAGGATGACAAACTGGTCAGCCGTTTACTGCAATTGATGCAGAGCAGCGCGGTTGATTACACCTTGTTCTTCCGCCGACTGGGCGATCAACCGGCCAGGGAAGCGCTGCGTGTGTTGCGCGATGACTTCGTCGACATCAAGAGTTTTGATGGCTGGGCCGAAACGTATCTGGCGCGTATCGCCCGCGAAGACAACGGCACCGAGGAGGACCGTCAGACCCGCATGCACGCGGTCAATCCACTGTACATCCTGCGCAACTACCTGGCGCAGAACGCCATCGAAGCAGCTGAAAAAGGCGACTACGCAGAAGTCCGTCGCCTGCACCAGGTGCTCTGCAACCCCTTCACCGAACAACCCGACATGCAAGGCTACGCCCAGCGCCCACCGGACTGGGGCAAGCATCTGGAGATCAGTTGCTCGTCGTGA
- a CDS encoding chemotaxis protein CheW: MSEGTFQTSRLTSLTGLLLPLSDRHLLVPNVAVAELIDYQDCSAGPDAPEWYLGPISWRELTLPLLSFEAACGGRTRVGGRARIVVLNALGGRNEVRFLALLTQGIPRSCKVDSQLSYVDVPLAELELAAVQIGETVARIPDLEGLEQWWVDTGLVL; encoded by the coding sequence ATGTCTGAAGGTACGTTCCAGACCAGCCGTCTCACCAGCCTGACCGGGCTGTTGTTGCCGCTGAGCGACCGCCATCTGCTGGTGCCGAACGTCGCGGTTGCCGAGTTGATCGACTATCAGGATTGCAGTGCCGGTCCGGACGCCCCCGAATGGTATCTGGGGCCGATCAGCTGGCGCGAACTGACCTTGCCGCTGCTCAGCTTCGAAGCCGCCTGCGGAGGACGCACACGGGTCGGAGGCCGAGCCCGAATCGTAGTGCTCAATGCGCTCGGCGGACGCAACGAGGTCCGCTTCCTGGCGCTGCTGACCCAAGGCATCCCGCGTTCCTGCAAAGTCGATAGCCAGCTGAGCTACGTCGACGTGCCATTGGCCGAACTGGAGCTCGCCGCCGTACAGATAGGTGAAACCGTCGCCCGCATCCCCGACCTGGAAGGGCTGGAGCAGTGGTGGGTGGACACGGGGCTTGTGCTCTAG
- a CDS encoding NRAMP family divalent metal transporter produces MTQTANEFTKARRASLIAAIFMMATSAIGPGFLTQTATFTATLGAAFAFGILASILIDFVVQLNVWRIVTLTKMRAADLANVAIPGSGYLLAVLVIFGGLVFSLGNIAGAGLGLNALTGLDPKWGGALSALIAIAIFSSHRAGIAMDRIMMVLGTLKVGLILFAAFASHPPLGEALRQTILPDMVDFAAITTIVGGTVGGYITYAGAHRLLDRGTVGVENIDVVSKAALTGILVTGVVRYILFLAILGVVASGVVIDVSGKGANPAAQAFTAAAGNFGLIMFGLVLWAAGISSVIGASYTSMSFITVFSKRITERARNLATVGFILITVVVYVMLGKPPAALLIFAGGFNGLILPLGLSIFMYVGWRRSDMMDGYHYPRWLLVLGVLTCLLSWYMAFKSVGPIFAFINAA; encoded by the coding sequence GTGACACAGACTGCCAATGAGTTCACCAAAGCGCGCCGCGCCTCACTGATTGCCGCGATCTTCATGATGGCGACGTCTGCCATCGGCCCTGGCTTTCTGACCCAGACCGCCACCTTTACCGCAACGCTCGGGGCGGCCTTTGCCTTCGGCATTCTTGCGTCGATCCTGATCGACTTCGTGGTGCAACTGAATGTCTGGCGTATCGTCACGCTGACCAAAATGCGTGCGGCGGATCTGGCCAACGTGGCGATTCCGGGCAGCGGTTATCTGCTGGCGGTGCTGGTGATCTTCGGCGGGCTGGTGTTCAGCCTGGGCAACATTGCCGGTGCAGGCCTGGGCCTGAATGCGCTGACAGGACTCGACCCCAAGTGGGGCGGTGCCTTGAGTGCGCTGATCGCCATTGCGATATTTTCCTCGCATCGAGCAGGCATCGCGATGGACCGCATCATGATGGTACTGGGCACCTTGAAAGTCGGTCTGATTCTGTTTGCCGCCTTTGCCTCGCATCCGCCGCTGGGTGAAGCATTGCGCCAGACGATCCTGCCGGACATGGTCGATTTCGCCGCCATCACGACTATCGTCGGCGGCACGGTCGGTGGTTACATCACCTATGCCGGTGCTCATCGCCTGCTCGATCGCGGCACGGTCGGGGTCGAAAACATCGATGTAGTGTCCAAGGCGGCGCTGACCGGTATTCTGGTTACCGGGGTTGTCCGTTACATATTGTTTCTCGCGATTCTCGGCGTGGTCGCCAGTGGCGTTGTCATCGACGTATCGGGCAAGGGCGCAAACCCTGCGGCTCAGGCGTTCACTGCGGCGGCTGGCAACTTCGGCCTGATCATGTTCGGCCTGGTGCTGTGGGCTGCCGGTATCAGCAGCGTGATCGGCGCGTCTTATACGTCGATGTCGTTCATTACGGTGTTTTCCAAACGCATCACCGAGCGCGCACGCAATCTTGCGACGGTCGGTTTTATTCTGATCACCGTGGTCGTATACGTCATGCTCGGCAAACCGCCTGCCGCACTGTTGATATTTGCCGGCGGCTTCAACGGCTTGATCCTGCCGCTCGGCCTGAGCATTTTCATGTACGTCGGCTGGCGTCGCTCCGACATGATGGACGGCTACCACTATCCTCGCTGGCTATTGGTGCTGGGCGTGCTGACCTGTCTGTTGTCGTGGTACATGGCGTTCAAGTCAGTCGGTCCCATCTTTGCCTTTATCAATGCAGCCTGA
- a CDS encoding GntR family transcriptional regulator — protein MNDAPLSLPRTRGESLTQELRRMLVEGELVPGQRLSEAALAESLQVSRNTLREAFRVLTREGLLKHEPNRGVTVAEPDMASIIDIYRVRRFIECTAIAQGYPQHPGVRHMRAAVDAGIKAREARDWVAVGTANMMFHKAIVELADSPRLVTFYGQISAELRLAFGLLNNPELLHSPYLDMNAAVLGCLDAGQTDEATRMLEDYLVQSERTILAAFQRNRTGSQA, from the coding sequence ATGAATGACGCCCCTCTCTCCCTGCCCCGTACGCGTGGAGAATCCCTCACCCAGGAACTGCGCAGAATGCTGGTGGAAGGCGAACTGGTCCCCGGACAACGGCTGTCGGAAGCGGCATTGGCGGAGAGCCTGCAGGTTTCCCGCAACACCCTGAGAGAGGCGTTCAGAGTCCTGACCCGCGAAGGCTTGCTCAAGCACGAACCCAACCGTGGCGTGACGGTCGCCGAACCGGATATGGCGTCGATCATCGACATCTACCGTGTGCGCCGCTTTATCGAATGCACAGCCATTGCCCAGGGCTACCCGCAACACCCTGGCGTGCGGCACATGCGCGCGGCGGTCGACGCCGGTATCAAGGCCCGCGAAGCCCGCGACTGGGTGGCGGTCGGCACGGCCAACATGATGTTCCACAAGGCAATCGTCGAGCTGGCGGACAGCCCGCGACTGGTCACGTTTTACGGGCAGATTTCGGCAGAATTGCGCCTCGCGTTCGGGCTGCTGAACAATCCCGAACTGCTTCACTCGCCTTATCTGGACATGAACGCCGCTGTTCTCGGCTGTCTTGACGCCGGCCAGACCGACGAGGCGACGCGTATGCTCGAAGACTATCTGGTGCAATCGGAACGTACGATTCTGGCCGCTTTCCAGCGCAACCGAACCGGCAGTCAGGCCTGA
- a CDS encoding putative hydro-lyase: MNSTLQHARQAAIEARARYREGFVSPTAGQAPGLTQCNMITLPRDWAYDFLLFAQRNPQACPVLDVTEPGSYTTLLAEQADLRTDLPLYRVWRDGQLAEEVSDAREAWAQHGDLVSFLIGCSFTFETDLMNAGIDVRHISEGCNVPMYRSNRICRPAGRLQGEMVVSMRPIAADRVAEAARITGRYPGVHGAPVHVGEPELLGIKDLARPDFGDAVTLKPGEIPVFWACGVTPQAVVMASRVPFAISHAPGHMFITDIPDSYYHV, encoded by the coding sequence ATGAACAGCACACTGCAACACGCCCGCCAGGCAGCCATTGAAGCCCGCGCCCGTTACCGTGAGGGGTTTGTCTCGCCGACTGCTGGCCAGGCGCCCGGCCTGACCCAGTGCAACATGATCACGCTGCCACGTGATTGGGCTTACGACTTTCTGCTGTTCGCCCAACGCAACCCGCAGGCCTGCCCGGTGCTGGATGTGACCGAGCCGGGAAGCTACACCACGCTGCTGGCCGAGCAGGCCGACTTGCGTACCGACCTGCCGTTGTATCGGGTCTGGCGCGATGGCCAGTTGGCCGAAGAAGTCAGTGACGCCCGCGAAGCCTGGGCGCAGCACGGCGATCTGGTCAGTTTTCTGATCGGTTGCAGCTTCACCTTCGAAACCGACCTGATGAACGCCGGAATCGATGTACGGCACATCAGCGAAGGCTGCAACGTGCCCATGTACCGCAGCAATCGGATCTGTCGGCCTGCCGGTCGTCTACAGGGCGAAATGGTGGTGTCGATGCGCCCGATTGCAGCAGATCGGGTTGCAGAAGCAGCGCGGATCACCGGTCGTTATCCCGGCGTGCATGGCGCTCCGGTGCATGTCGGCGAGCCTGAATTGCTCGGCATCAAGGACCTTGCGCGTCCGGACTTCGGCGATGCGGTGACCCTCAAACCCGGCGAGATCCCAGTGTTCTGGGCCTGCGGTGTCACGCCACAAGCGGTGGTCATGGCATCCCGTGTGCCATTTGCGATTTCCCACGCACCGGGCCACATGTTCATTACCGATATTCCGGACAGCTACTACCACGTATAG